One window from the genome of Brachyspira hampsonii encodes:
- a CDS encoding PSP1 domain-containing protein, protein MIKNIAHIKFRGSNIGKFEHLHIENIKVKDTCVIETDEGIEIGHVLNFEDIDSDLLEEDNNTNSDNASENNEDIQEENETINEDEISEELKDIAAKEENNHIKTKNNKNKIFNILRIADEKDLEQYKINVEDAAEAFKICKEKVNNHNLDLKLISSYYFLDRAKLLFEFIAEERIDFRELVKDLAAHFKTRIELRQIGVRDEARSIGGCGICGRELCCKVIKGKFETITIKMAKEQGMLLNTMKISGQCGRLMCCLAHEYKAYCSLKKDLPKVGTKLVFNNVPAVIKELNPLNKKLLIETEDKRLIYISVSDLKANEEGFLIANIKAE, encoded by the coding sequence ATGATAAAAAATATAGCTCATATAAAGTTCAGAGGATCCAATATAGGTAAATTTGAGCATTTGCATATAGAAAATATAAAAGTAAAAGATACATGTGTTATAGAAACAGATGAAGGAATAGAAATAGGACATGTACTAAATTTTGAGGATATAGATTCAGATTTATTGGAAGAGGATAATAATACAAATTCTGATAATGCATCAGAAAATAATGAAGATATACAAGAAGAAAATGAAACTATTAATGAAGATGAGATATCTGAAGAATTAAAAGACATTGCTGCTAAAGAAGAAAATAATCATATAAAAACTAAAAATAATAAAAATAAAATATTTAATATTTTAAGAATAGCAGATGAAAAAGATTTAGAACAATATAAAATTAATGTGGAAGATGCAGCTGAAGCTTTCAAGATATGTAAAGAGAAAGTAAATAATCATAATTTAGATTTAAAATTAATAAGCTCTTATTATTTTTTGGACAGAGCTAAACTTTTATTTGAATTTATAGCTGAGGAGAGAATAGATTTTAGAGAATTAGTTAAGGATCTGGCAGCACATTTCAAAACTAGAATAGAATTAAGACAAATAGGCGTAAGAGATGAGGCTAGGTCTATAGGCGGATGCGGAATATGCGGAAGAGAATTATGCTGTAAAGTAATAAAAGGAAAATTTGAAACTATAACAATAAAAATGGCAAAAGAACAGGGTATGCTTTTAAATACAATGAAAATATCAGGACAATGCGGAAGGCTTATGTGCTGTCTTGCTCATGAGTATAAGGCTTATTGTTCTCTTAAAAAAGATTTGCCTAAAGTAGGAACCAAATTAGTATTTAATAATGTACCGGCTGTTATAAAGGAATTAAATCCTTTAAATAAAAAATTATTAATAGAAACAGAGGATAAAAGGCTTATATATATTAGTGTGAGTGATTTAAAAGCAAATGAGGAAGGTTTCTTAATAGCTAATATTAAAGCAGAATAA
- the trpS gene encoding tryptophan--tRNA ligase produces the protein MSKKVMLSGIQPTGSLHIGNYLGALKNWVDILNDYYGFFCIVDYHAITIEYDVSQMQKRIIEAAIEYLACGLDPNKCSIFVQSDVRAHTELAWIFNSIIPVAELERMTQYKDKSRKNAENINAALLTYPSLMAADILLYHPDIVPVGEDQEQHVELTRMIVRKFNNRYGEYFKEPNTYHGKVLRILGLDGQNKMSKSLNNHIALSLTAEETEKLIMQKAMTDTNRKLKTDAGNPDICNVYSYHKIFSSEEEQKEICESCKNASIGCVQCKRMLAKNINDELMPIRENINKYSNDKDYVYDVLKQGAKNASEVAEKTLYEVRNLMGLVDDKRK, from the coding sequence ATGTCAAAAAAAGTTATGTTAAGCGGGATACAGCCGACAGGTTCTCTTCATATTGGTAATTATCTTGGGGCTTTAAAGAATTGGGTTGATATACTTAATGATTATTATGGATTCTTTTGTATTGTTGATTATCATGCTATAACTATTGAATATGATGTTTCTCAAATGCAAAAAAGAATAATAGAGGCTGCTATTGAATATTTGGCATGCGGTCTTGATCCAAATAAATGTTCTATATTCGTACAATCTGATGTAAGGGCACATACAGAACTTGCTTGGATATTTAATTCTATTATACCTGTGGCAGAGCTTGAAAGAATGACTCAGTATAAGGATAAATCAAGAAAGAATGCTGAAAATATTAATGCAGCATTATTAACCTACCCTTCTTTAATGGCTGCTGATATTTTGCTTTATCACCCCGATATAGTACCTGTTGGAGAAGATCAGGAACAGCATGTAGAGCTTACAAGAATGATAGTGAGAAAGTTTAATAACAGATACGGTGAATATTTTAAAGAGCCTAATACTTATCATGGAAAAGTATTAAGAATATTGGGTTTAGACGGACAAAATAAAATGAGTAAGTCTTTAAATAATCATATAGCATTATCTTTAACTGCTGAAGAAACAGAAAAATTGATAATGCAGAAAGCTATGACAGATACAAACAGAAAGCTTAAAACTGATGCCGGTAATCCTGATATATGTAATGTTTACAGTTATCATAAAATATTTTCAAGCGAAGAAGAGCAAAAAGAAATATGTGAAAGCTGTAAAAATGCCTCTATAGGATGTGTACAATGTAAAAGAATGCTTGCTAAAAACATTAATGATGAATTAATGCCTATAAGAGAAAATATCAATAAATACTCTAATGATAAAGATTATGTTTATGATGTACTTAAACAAGGAGCAAAAAATGCTTCTGAAGTGGCTGAAAAAACATTGTATGAAGTAAGAAATTTAATGGGTTTAGTTGACGATAAAAGAAAATAA
- the mnmH gene encoding tRNA 2-selenouridine(34) synthase MnmH, with translation MVKVIDIEEFLKLANYDELPIIDVRSPIEYNHAHIPNAYNVYLFNDEERKDVGTIYKKIGRKEAILKGLEYVSVRMTDILKSIDEIGKKYNSTNKILMHCFRGGMRSESTAWLCSNYGYDVYMLKGGYKRYRNYVLSSFERDYKIYLLTGKTGSGKTLILNKLKAIGYNVIDLEKIAKHKGSAFGWINEGEQPSQEQFENNLSYELLKYDINSTIWFEDESLLIGRRAIPKSLFNKMREAQKIIYLDIPKEYRAEYIVNTYGEYDIEDLKESIIKIRKRLGGERLKESLELLNNGKIYECVLNMLYYYDRAYRLSIDENKVVSIKCEDNNFDNIVQEIVKAI, from the coding sequence ATGGTTAAAGTTATTGATATAGAAGAATTTTTAAAATTGGCAAATTATGATGAATTACCTATTATAGATGTACGCTCTCCAATAGAATATAATCATGCACATATTCCAAATGCATATAATGTATACTTATTCAATGATGAAGAAAGAAAAGATGTAGGCACTATATATAAAAAAATAGGAAGAAAAGAAGCCATATTAAAAGGATTGGAGTATGTATCAGTTAGAATGACTGATATATTAAAATCTATAGATGAAATAGGAAAAAAATATAATTCTACAAATAAAATACTTATGCATTGTTTCAGAGGCGGAATGCGAAGCGAATCTACAGCTTGGCTTTGTTCAAATTATGGATACGATGTTTATATGCTGAAAGGCGGATATAAAAGATATAGGAACTATGTACTATCTTCATTTGAAAGAGATTATAAAATATATTTGCTTACAGGAAAAACAGGAAGCGGAAAAACATTGATATTAAATAAATTAAAAGCTATTGGGTATAATGTAATAGATTTAGAAAAAATAGCAAAACATAAAGGTTCTGCATTTGGGTGGATAAATGAGGGAGAACAGCCATCTCAGGAACAGTTTGAAAATAATTTATCTTATGAACTATTAAAGTATGATATTAATTCTACAATTTGGTTTGAAGATGAAAGTCTTCTTATAGGCAGAAGGGCAATACCTAAATCTTTATTTAATAAGATGAGAGAAGCTCAAAAAATCATATATTTAGATATACCAAAAGAATACCGAGCTGAATATATTGTTAATACATACGGAGAATATGATATTGAAGATCTTAAAGAATCTATTATAAAAATAAGAAAGCGTTTAGGAGGAGAAAGATTAAAAGAATCTCTAGAGCTGCTTAATAATGGAAAGATATATGAATGCGTACTTAATATGCTTTACTATTATGATAGGGCATACAGACTTAGTATAGATGAAAATAAAGTAGTATCTATAAAATGTGAAGATAATAATTTTGATAATATAGTACAAGAAATAGTTAAAGCAATTTGA
- the trhA gene encoding PAQR family membrane homeostasis protein TrhA: MEKSAVYIDIQNKYHKSKKIGELYSAISHGIGALLGIAGLILMLIKIKMNPIPIIIYGVGIIFLYTFSSLYHFFPNGNVKQIFRKFDHIGIYVFIAATYTPVCIFSLPKNIGIPILSVIWSCASIGILSNTVIKYKNIVLRLILYILMGWIIIFAFKPLMNRFDIMHLNWLIWGGIFYTIGAFLYALGKKCNDKTKQFTHDIFHIFVLMGSFSHYWFLYSYVIN, from the coding sequence ATGGAGAAAAGTGCTGTTTATATTGATATACAAAATAAATATCATAAATCAAAAAAAATAGGGGAGTTGTACTCTGCAATATCTCATGGAATAGGTGCTTTGCTTGGTATTGCAGGACTTATTCTAATGCTTATTAAAATAAAAATGAATCCTATACCAATAATTATTTATGGAGTTGGAATAATATTTTTGTATACATTCAGTTCTTTATATCATTTCTTTCCTAACGGCAATGTCAAACAGATATTCAGAAAATTTGATCATATAGGAATATATGTCTTTATTGCTGCCACTTATACTCCTGTTTGTATATTTTCACTGCCAAAAAATATAGGCATACCAATATTATCAGTTATATGGTCTTGTGCTTCAATAGGAATATTATCTAATACGGTAATAAAATATAAAAATATAGTTTTGAGGCTTATTTTATATATATTGATGGGTTGGATAATTATATTTGCTTTCAAACCTTTAATGAATAGATTTGATATTATGCATTTAAATTGGCTTATATGGGGAGGAATATTCTATACTATAGGAGCTTTTCTATATGCTTTGGGTAAAAAATGCAATGATAAAACTAAGCAATTTACTCATGATATTTTTCATATATTTGTATTAATGGGTTCTTTTTCTCATTATTGGTTTTTATATAGTTATGTCATAAATTAA
- the mltG gene encoding endolytic transglycosylase MltG, whose translation MKKLFIILIIIVAVISASSAAFIQYMISPVGGDDEKVYFEIKQGEGASTIAKKLELQGLIRNSKIFVVFAKYLKYDRKLLSGYYEVNRNMSMIDIMKHLNSGKQAMVRLTIAEGKNIYEIGTYLEDQGFTTKKEFLEVCHDKEILQKYNIPSDSVEGYIFPSTYYIVKGNPTKVLVTYMIDSLFKQFPDLEERAKKIGRNVHEVLTMASIVEKEMGPLDDPKLISSVYYNRLNIDKRLEADPTTIYAMTLVKGDYIEKPNLKYADLRMEHPYNTYKNTGLPPGPICSSGAKAIEAALDPADTDYIFFVADGTGKHAFSVTYEEHVENINRYILKR comes from the coding sequence ATGAAAAAGTTATTTATTATATTAATTATTATTGTTGCTGTGATATCAGCTTCATCTGCGGCATTCATTCAGTATATGATTAGTCCTGTCGGCGGAGATGATGAAAAAGTATACTTTGAAATAAAACAAGGTGAGGGTGCTTCTACAATAGCTAAAAAATTAGAATTGCAGGGACTTATTAGAAATTCTAAAATCTTTGTAGTATTTGCAAAATATTTAAAATATGACAGAAAACTTCTAAGCGGATATTATGAAGTTAATAGAAATATGAGTATGATAGACATCATGAAGCATCTTAATAGCGGAAAACAAGCTATGGTAAGACTTACTATTGCTGAAGGAAAGAATATTTATGAGATAGGTACTTATCTTGAAGATCAAGGCTTTACTACAAAAAAAGAATTTTTAGAAGTATGTCATGACAAAGAAATATTACAAAAATACAATATTCCTTCTGACAGTGTTGAAGGCTACATATTCCCATCTACATATTATATAGTTAAAGGCAATCCTACTAAAGTATTAGTTACTTATATGATAGATTCACTTTTTAAACAATTTCCTGACTTAGAGGAAAGAGCAAAAAAAATTGGCAGAAATGTACATGAAGTGCTTACTATGGCATCAATAGTAGAAAAAGAGATGGGACCTTTAGATGATCCTAAGCTTATATCTTCAGTATACTATAACAGATTAAATATTGACAAAAGACTAGAGGCAGACCCTACAACAATATATGCTATGACATTAGTAAAAGGTGATTATATAGAAAAACCAAATCTTAAATATGCTGACCTTCGTATGGAGCATCCTTATAATACATATAAAAACACAGGTCTTCCTCCAGGACCTATATGTTCATCTGGTGCTAAGGCTATAGAAGCAGCATTAGATCCCGCTGATACTGATTATATTTTCTTTGTTGCTGATGGAACAGGAAAACATGCATTTTCGGTTACTTATGAAGAACATGTAGAAAACATTAATAGATATATTTTAAAAAGATAA